From the Vibrio metoecus genome, one window contains:
- a CDS encoding DNA-directed RNA polymerase subunit alpha → MQGSVTEFLKPRLVDIEQISTTHAKVTLEPLERGFGHTLGNALRRILLSSMPGCAVTEVEIEGVLHEYSTKEGVQEDILEILLNLKGLAVRVAEGKDEVFITLNKSGSGPVVAGDITHDGDVEIVNPEHVICHLTSDNAAIAMRIKVERGRGYVPASARIHTEEDERPIGRLLVDATFSPVDKIAYSVEAARVEQRTDLDKLVIDMETNGTLEPEEAIRRAATILAEQLDAFVDLRDVRVPEEKEEKPEFDPILLRPVDDLELTVRSANCLKAEAIHYIGDLVQRTEVELLKTPNLGKKSLTEIKDVLASRGLSLGMRLENWPPASIAED, encoded by the coding sequence ATGCAGGGTTCTGTAACAGAATTTCTTAAGCCACGTCTTGTTGATATCGAACAAATCAGCACGACACACGCAAAAGTAACTCTTGAGCCGTTAGAGCGTGGTTTCGGCCATACTCTGGGTAATGCACTTCGCCGTATTCTTTTATCTTCAATGCCAGGTTGTGCTGTGACTGAAGTAGAGATTGAAGGCGTTCTTCACGAGTACAGCACCAAAGAAGGTGTTCAGGAAGATATCCTTGAGATTCTTTTGAACCTGAAAGGTCTGGCTGTTCGCGTTGCCGAAGGCAAAGATGAAGTGTTCATTACACTGAACAAATCAGGCTCGGGCCCTGTGGTTGCAGGTGACATCACCCATGACGGTGATGTAGAGATCGTAAACCCTGAACACGTAATTTGTCATTTAACATCTGACAATGCTGCGATCGCTATGCGTATCAAAGTAGAACGTGGTCGTGGTTATGTTCCAGCTTCTGCCCGTATCCATACTGAAGAAGATGAGCGTCCAATTGGTCGTTTGCTTGTTGACGCGACTTTCAGCCCAGTAGACAAAATTGCCTACTCTGTTGAAGCAGCTCGTGTTGAACAGCGTACTGACTTGGACAAGCTTGTTATCGATATGGAAACTAACGGTACTCTTGAGCCTGAGGAAGCAATCCGTCGCGCAGCAACAATTCTTGCTGAGCAATTGGATGCGTTCGTAGATCTTCGTGATGTACGTGTACCTGAGGAGAAGGAAGAGAAGCCAGAATTCGATCCGATCCTACTGCGTCCTGTAGACGATCTTGAACTAACAGTTCGCTCTGCTAACTGTCTGAAAGCAGAAGCGATTCACTACATCGGTGATCTGGTACAGCGCACTGAGGTTGAGCTTCTTAAAACGCCAAACCTCGGTAAGAAGTCTCTTACAGAGATTAAAGACGTGCTTGCATCACGTGGTCTGTCTCTGGGCATGCGTCTAGAAAACTGGCCACCAGCGTCAATCGCTGAAGATTAA
- the rplQ gene encoding 50S ribosomal protein L17 has protein sequence MRHRKSGRQLNRNSSHRKAMFSNMASSLVRHEVIKTTLPKAKELRRVVEPLITLAKTDSVANRRLAFARTRDNEVVAKLFNELGPRFAARQGGYTRILKCGFRAGDKAPMAYIELVDRPEAAVEAAAE, from the coding sequence ATGCGCCATCGTAAGAGTGGTCGTCAACTCAACCGCAACAGCAGTCATCGCAAAGCGATGTTCAGCAACATGGCTAGCTCTCTAGTACGTCATGAAGTTATCAAGACTACTTTGCCAAAAGCGAAAGAGCTGCGTCGCGTCGTTGAGCCTTTGATTACACTAGCTAAGACTGACAGTGTTGCTAACCGTCGTCTAGCATTTGCTCGCACTCGTGATAACGAAGTGGTAGCAAAACTGTTTAACGAACTAGGTCCACGTTTCGCTGCACGTCAAGGCGGCTACACTCGTATTCTGAAGTGTGGTTTCCGTGCAGGTGATAAAGCTCCAATGGCATACATTGAGCTTGTTGATCGCCCAGAAGCTGCTGTTGAAGCTGCTGCTGAGTAA
- a CDS encoding DUF2780 domain-containing protein — translation MHYRVTAILISTLASTSVLAFPKLNSLGSDDLAGLVGQTLSQSKATQDLLTQFTSQLPLTPQQAGGGVATLLTQAQNNLTADQSNELNQLIPSLSELSGLIPNQNLSTILQRKEVNQAFNALGLDASMVEQFVPVLMQYLTQQGASQNLLESLGKLWQ, via the coding sequence ATGCACTATCGCGTTACTGCTATATTAATCTCAACTCTTGCCAGCACGTCTGTACTGGCGTTTCCAAAACTCAACTCATTGGGCTCAGATGATCTTGCTGGATTGGTCGGTCAAACACTTTCACAATCCAAAGCTACGCAAGATTTGCTTACTCAATTTACTAGCCAATTACCACTCACCCCACAGCAAGCGGGCGGCGGCGTAGCAACATTGCTCACACAAGCACAAAACAATCTTACCGCTGATCAAAGCAATGAGTTAAACCAGTTAATTCCCAGCCTCAGTGAATTGAGCGGACTCATTCCTAATCAAAATCTCAGCACCATTTTGCAACGCAAAGAAGTTAACCAAGCCTTTAATGCTTTAGGGCTGGATGCCAGCATGGTCGAACAGTTTGTACCTGTTTTGATGCAATACTTGACGCAGCAAGGTGCTAGTCAAAACCTATTGGAATCGCTAGGCAAACTGTGGCAGTAG
- a CDS encoding FKBP-type peptidyl-prolyl cis-trans isomerase yields the protein MSEVKFETVEQKASYGIGLQMGQQLAGSGLEGLNVAAIAAGIATALVGEQPAISIDEINQALHAIHMRAEEARQEAAKAAASEGEAFLKDNALRSEVTVLDSGLQYEVLVEGNGAIPTADKSVRVHYHGQLVDGTVFDSSVSRGQPAEFPVTGVIRGWVEALQLMPVGSKWKLYIPQDLAYGERGAGAAIPPFAALVFEVELLDIL from the coding sequence ATGTCTGAAGTGAAATTTGAAACCGTAGAACAAAAAGCAAGCTACGGCATCGGCCTGCAAATGGGTCAGCAACTAGCAGGTAGTGGCCTAGAAGGTCTGAATGTAGCAGCCATTGCTGCTGGCATCGCAACCGCACTGGTTGGCGAACAGCCAGCTATCTCTATCGATGAAATCAACCAAGCACTGCACGCTATTCACATGCGCGCCGAAGAAGCTCGCCAAGAAGCAGCAAAAGCAGCCGCGTCTGAAGGTGAAGCTTTCCTGAAAGACAACGCTCTGCGTTCAGAAGTGACAGTCCTTGACTCTGGTTTGCAATATGAAGTGTTGGTTGAAGGCAATGGCGCTATCCCAACGGCAGACAAATCAGTTCGCGTTCACTACCATGGCCAGTTGGTTGATGGTACCGTTTTCGACAGTTCAGTCTCTCGTGGTCAACCCGCTGAATTTCCAGTGACAGGCGTGATCCGCGGTTGGGTTGAAGCGCTGCAACTTATGCCTGTAGGCTCTAAGTGGAAACTCTACATTCCACAAGACCTTGCATATGGTGAGCGTGGTGCTGGTGCAGCTATTCCACCATTCGCCGCTTTAGTGTTTGAAGTAGAACTGCTGGATATTCTGTAA
- a CDS encoding LysM-like peptidoglycan-binding domain-containing protein codes for MNRRHKKPQQTDYLAQVQVYWQQLDWPRYRQQLRELWLRLPLRHRRGLMVLTPAVLVLMVIPLPDKQDVVNEAASTPKRIEVGMNTQSLSEQRTQAQAELKSSAWQEYVVRQGDTLSQVFRNNELPLTDINALVKVEGSDKPLSQIQAGQLIRFKLAENGQLDILQLERNNQSVMFFRLSDGGFGRSK; via the coding sequence ATGAACCGCCGCCACAAGAAGCCGCAGCAAACTGATTATCTTGCCCAAGTACAAGTGTACTGGCAGCAATTGGATTGGCCTCGATATCGCCAACAACTTCGCGAGCTTTGGTTGCGGCTCCCGCTGCGCCATCGTCGTGGTTTGATGGTGTTAACACCCGCGGTACTGGTTTTGATGGTGATCCCCCTGCCAGATAAGCAAGACGTGGTGAATGAGGCCGCTTCGACCCCGAAACGGATTGAGGTGGGGATGAATACGCAAAGCTTGAGCGAACAACGCACTCAAGCTCAAGCAGAACTCAAATCTTCAGCTTGGCAAGAGTACGTTGTTCGCCAAGGGGATACGCTGTCTCAGGTATTTCGCAATAACGAGCTGCCACTCACCGATATCAATGCCTTGGTCAAAGTGGAAGGTTCGGATAAACCCTTGAGTCAAATCCAAGCGGGTCAACTCATTCGTTTCAAATTGGCTGAAAATGGTCAACTGGACATTTTGCAACTGGAGCGTAATAACCAATCAGTAATGTTCTTCCGTCTTTCTGATGGTGGTTTTGGGCGCAGTAAGTAA
- a CDS encoding DMT family transporter: protein MSRATLAVWLLILGNLAASLSDVAVKMLQGEVVPFQYIFLRQLFAFALIWPLWRCQPKVLRQLHDPKITWVRAHLVLFGAGCMVVAISYLPLATANAVFYAAPLLMLPLSILFLKEKPSRSKIVATVTGFIGVLIVLRPSQFHWAALFALGTAFSLALFNLLARTIPERQPVITTLMWTSLFSLPISGLLATAYWQPLTLNQWLWIAASSGLILLYNGFAVAAYQKAPASQIALAEYSGLIFVAAFGAIGFGELLDTLTWLGIGMIILPLLPSARLMRWWGLLTAPKTTIRKTEEHY, encoded by the coding sequence ATGAGTCGTGCAACCTTGGCCGTGTGGCTGCTGATCTTGGGTAACTTAGCGGCCTCACTCTCTGATGTGGCGGTTAAAATGCTGCAAGGAGAGGTGGTGCCGTTCCAGTACATCTTTCTGCGCCAATTGTTCGCATTCGCTCTGATTTGGCCACTTTGGCGATGCCAACCCAAAGTCTTACGTCAACTGCATGATCCCAAAATCACTTGGGTACGCGCTCATCTGGTACTTTTCGGGGCCGGTTGCATGGTGGTCGCCATTTCGTATCTGCCTTTAGCCACCGCCAATGCGGTTTTTTACGCCGCACCACTGCTCATGCTGCCGCTTTCCATCTTATTTCTGAAAGAGAAACCCAGCCGCAGCAAGATAGTGGCAACAGTAACCGGGTTTATCGGGGTATTGATTGTATTGCGACCGTCGCAGTTCCATTGGGCCGCTTTATTTGCCCTAGGCACGGCATTTTCACTGGCGCTATTTAATCTACTGGCCCGCACGATCCCAGAACGCCAACCCGTGATCACGACATTAATGTGGACATCGCTTTTTTCATTACCGATTTCGGGGTTATTGGCCACAGCTTATTGGCAACCATTAACCCTAAATCAGTGGTTATGGATTGCCGCCAGCTCAGGGCTGATCTTGCTGTACAACGGATTTGCTGTTGCGGCCTATCAAAAAGCGCCAGCCAGTCAAATCGCACTGGCTGAATATTCCGGGCTGATTTTTGTCGCTGCCTTTGGGGCAATTGGATTTGGTGAGCTTTTAGATACGTTAACTTGGCTTGGCATAGGAATGATTATCCTGCCTTTACTACCGAGTGCACGGTTAATGAGGTGGTGGGGATTACTTACTGCGCCCAAAACCACCATCAGAAAGACGGAAGAACATTACTGA
- a CDS encoding GNAT family N-acetyltransferase: protein MLTWQCIPFCQLTTEQLYDLLKLRVDVFVVEQTCPYPELDNKDRVSGVHHLLGYQDQELVACARLLPIGISYPSVSIGRVATKASARGNGLGHQLLQTALEHCQRLWPQQSIEIGAQEHLREFYGRYGFMATSETYLEDGIPHIDMKRT, encoded by the coding sequence ATGCTTACCTGGCAATGCATCCCTTTTTGCCAATTAACCACCGAACAGCTGTACGATCTACTTAAACTACGTGTCGATGTTTTTGTGGTGGAACAGACCTGTCCTTACCCGGAGTTGGATAACAAAGATCGCGTCAGCGGTGTGCATCATTTACTCGGCTATCAAGATCAAGAGTTGGTGGCTTGTGCACGCTTACTGCCAATCGGCATCAGTTATCCAAGCGTCAGTATTGGTCGAGTGGCGACGAAGGCTAGCGCACGTGGTAATGGCTTAGGCCATCAGTTACTACAAACCGCACTTGAGCATTGCCAACGCTTATGGCCGCAACAATCGATTGAAATTGGTGCGCAGGAGCATCTGCGTGAGTTTTATGGTCGTTATGGTTTTATGGCCACCTCAGAGACCTATCTGGAAGATGGCATTCCCCACATCGATATGAAAAGAACTTAA
- the dbpA gene encoding ATP-dependent RNA helicase DbpA — MNANSFAALNLKPELLANLDTMGFASMTPIQAQSLPAILNGQDVIGQGKTGSGKTAAFGLGVLSNLNVKRFRVQALVLCPTRELADQVATDIRTLGRTIHNIKVLTLCGGMPMGPQIGSLEHGAHILVGTPGRILDHLSKDRIDLSELNTLVLDEADRMLEMGFQEALEAIIAATPIQRQTLLFSATYPASIEQIAQSVTRNAMMIKVAATHDTSSIRQYFYKVDGSAARDEALETLLLHHQPISSVVFCNTKREVQNVADALHQSGFSVIELHGDMEQRERDQALVQFANKSISILVATDVAARGLDVDNLDAVFNYDLSRDPEVHVHRIGRTGRAGSKGLAFSFFSDNESYRVAQIDEYMDIEIVPSSLPQLVAGARPYAANMVTIQIDGGKKDKVRPGDILGALTSDGELTAEHIGKINLFPMRAYVAVQKKIAHKALNKIANGKMKGRQFRARLLK, encoded by the coding sequence TTGAACGCCAACTCTTTTGCAGCTTTGAATCTGAAGCCTGAATTACTCGCTAACCTTGATACGATGGGGTTTGCTTCTATGACTCCGATTCAGGCGCAATCTCTTCCCGCAATCCTCAATGGACAGGATGTGATTGGCCAAGGAAAAACAGGCTCAGGCAAAACGGCGGCGTTTGGTCTTGGGGTGTTATCAAATCTCAATGTGAAACGCTTTCGCGTGCAAGCCCTAGTGTTGTGCCCAACGCGTGAGTTAGCTGACCAAGTGGCAACCGACATTCGTACGTTGGGACGCACTATTCACAATATCAAAGTGCTGACTCTGTGCGGCGGTATGCCGATGGGGCCGCAGATCGGTTCCCTTGAGCATGGCGCACATATTTTGGTAGGTACGCCGGGACGAATTTTGGATCACCTGAGTAAAGATCGTATCGACCTGAGTGAGCTCAATACACTGGTGTTGGATGAAGCTGACCGCATGCTCGAAATGGGCTTCCAAGAAGCACTGGAAGCGATCATCGCTGCCACGCCAATCCAGCGTCAAACCTTGCTGTTTAGTGCCACTTACCCAGCCAGCATTGAGCAGATCGCACAAAGTGTGACTCGCAATGCGATGATGATTAAAGTCGCGGCAACGCATGATACTTCGAGTATTCGCCAATATTTTTATAAGGTGGATGGCAGCGCTGCGCGTGATGAAGCACTGGAAACTTTACTGCTGCACCATCAACCGATCTCTTCAGTGGTGTTTTGTAATACCAAGCGTGAAGTGCAAAATGTCGCCGATGCTTTGCATCAAAGCGGCTTTAGCGTGATTGAACTGCATGGTGATATGGAACAGCGTGAACGTGACCAAGCTCTAGTGCAGTTTGCCAATAAGAGTATTTCTATTCTGGTCGCGACCGATGTCGCAGCTCGCGGTCTGGATGTGGATAACCTCGATGCGGTGTTTAACTACGATTTGTCACGCGATCCTGAAGTGCATGTACACCGTATCGGTCGTACTGGTCGCGCAGGCAGCAAAGGCTTGGCGTTTAGCTTCTTTAGCGATAATGAGAGCTATCGCGTAGCACAAATTGATGAGTACATGGATATCGAGATTGTGCCTTCTAGCTTGCCACAGCTTGTTGCAGGTGCGCGTCCTTACGCCGCTAACATGGTGACTATCCAGATTGATGGCGGTAAGAAAGATAAGGTACGCCCAGGAGATATTCTTGGCGCGCTGACCAGTGATGGCGAACTGACTGC